The following are encoded together in the Brassica napus cultivar Da-Ae chromosome A9, Da-Ae, whole genome shotgun sequence genome:
- the LOC106441723 gene encoding probable alpha,alpha-trehalose-phosphate synthase [UDP-forming] 11: MLPESWKDQLSLVSADDYQIMGNRIPNAVTKLPGLETGDGDGGNGGAWVSKPRRIVVSNQLPLRAHRDISSNKWCFEFDNDSLYLQLKDGFPPETEVVYVGSLNADVSPSEQEDVSQYLLEKFQCVPTFLPCDLLNKYYHGFCKHYLWPIFHYLLPMTQAQGSLFDRSHWKAYTKVNKIFADKISEVLNPDEDYVWIHDYHLMILPTFLRKRFHRIKLGFFLHSPFPSSEIYRTLPVRDEILKGFLNCDLIGFHTFDYARHFLSCCSRMLGLDYESKRGYIGLEYFGRTVSIKILPVGIHMGQIEEIKVAEETAEKVKGLRERFKEKIVMLGVDDLDMFKGISLKFWAMGQLLEQNKELRGKVVLVQITNPARSSGKDVQDVETQIHLIADEVNNKFGRPGSGYKPIVFVNGPVSTLDKVAYYAISECVVVNAVRDGMNLVPYKYTVTRQGSPVLDEALGFGAGDVRKSVIIVSEFIGCSPSLSGAIRVNPWNIDAVTDAMSSAVTMSDKEKNLRHQKHHKYISSHDVAYWSRSYDQDLQRACKDHYNKRFWGVGLGLGFRVVALDPNFRKLGVETIVPAYKKTSSRLILLDYDGTMMDQDSLDKKPSDDLITLLNRLCGDPNNLVFIVSGRGKDPLSKWFGSCANLGLSAEHGYFTRWNSDSPWETTVLPTDLGWKKIAEPVMSHYTEATDGSFIEEKESAMVWHHQEADPSFGSWQAKELLDHLESVLTNEPVVVKRGQHIVEVKPQGVSKGKVVEHLIATMRNSKGKRPDFLLCIGDDRSDEDMFDSIVKHQDVSPIAFAEVFACTVGQKPSKAKYYLDDTPMVINMLEWLASASDKSKDGEQQSKFTFQQGHCRNEIIDL, from the exons CGAGACGCATCGTGGTGTCGAACCAGCTCCCGCTCCGCGCCCACAGAGACATTTCGTCGAACAAGTGGTGCTTCGAGTTCGACAATGACAGTCTCTACTTGCAGCTCAAAGACGGGTTCCCTCCCGAGACGGAAGTCGTCTACGTCGGGTCTCTAAACGCCGACGTTTCGCCCTCGGAGCAAGAAGACGTCTCTCAGTACCTTCTCGAGAAGTTTCAGTGCGTTCCAACGTTCTTGCCTTGTGACTTGCTCAACAAGTATTACCACGGCTTCTGCAAACACTACCTCTGGCCCATCTTTCACTACCTCCTCCCCATGACCCAGGCCCAAGGATCCCTCTTCGATCGATCCCACTGGAAGGCCTACACGAAGGTTAACAAGATCTTCGCTGACAAGATCTCTGAAGTGCTCAACCCTGATGAGGATTACGTCTGGATTCACGATTACCACCTCATGATCTTGCCTACTTTCTTGAGGAAGAGGTTTCATCGGATAAAGCTTGGATTTTTCCTCCACAGTCCCTTCCCTTCGTCGGAGATTTACCGTACCCTTCCGGTGAGGGACGAGATCCTCAAAGGGTTCCTCAACTGCGACTTGATAGGGTTCCACACGTTCGATTACGCTAGGCATTTCTTGTCTTGTTGCAGTAGGATGCTTGGTCTTGACTACGAGTCGAAGAGAGGCTACATTGGTCTCGAGTACTTTGGGAGGACGGTGAGCATCAAGATTCTGCCGGTTGGGATCCACATGGGGCAGATTGAGGAGATTAAAGTCGCCGAGGAGACTGCGGAGAAGGTGAAGGGGTTGAGAGAGAGGTTCAAGGAGAAGATTGTGATGCTTGGTGTTGATGATTTGGATATGTTCAAAGGTATTAGCTTGAAGTTCTGGGCGATGGGTCAGCTTCTTGAGCAGAACAAGGAGCTTCGTGGGAAAGTGGTTCTCGTGCAGATTACTAACCCTGCGAGGAGTTCAGGTAAGGATGTTCAAGACGTGGAGACGCAGATACATTTGATTGCTGATGAGGTTAATAACAAGTTTGGGAGACCTGGTTCTGGTTATAAGCCTATTGTGTTTGTGAATGGACCCGTTAGTACTTTGGATAAAGTAGCTTACTACGCTATCTCCGAGTGCGTTGTGGTGAATGCTGTGAGGGATGGGATGAATCTGGTGCCTTACAAGTACACGGTGACTAGGCAAGGGAGCCCTGTTTTGGACGAAGCGTTGGGTTTTGGGGCTGGTGATGTTAGGAAGAGTGTCATTATCGTTTCTGAGTTCATAGGCTGCTCTCCATCCCTGAGCGGGGCGATACGTGTGAATCCGTGGAACATCGATGCGGTGACTGATGCCATGAGCTCTGCTGTTACAATGTCGGATAAAGAGAAGAACTTGCGCCACCAGAAGCATCACAAGTACATAAGCTCTCACGACGTGGCCTACTGGTCGCGCAGCTACGACCAAGATCTTCAGAGGGCGTGCAAGGATCATTACAACAAGAGGTTCTGGGGAGTTGGACTGGGTCTTGGGTTCAGGGTTGTTGCGTTAGACCCGAACTTCAGGAAGCTAGGTGTTGAAACCATAGTCCCTGCGTATAAGAAGACAAGCAGCAGGTTGATCCTGTTGGATTACGATGGGACGATGATGGATCAGGATAGTTTGGATAAAAAGCCGAGCGATGATCTCATCACGCTTCTCAACCGTTTGTGTGGCGACCCAAACAATCTGGTCTTTATCGTTAGTGGTCGAGGTAAGGACCCGCTTAGCAAATGGTTTGGTTCTTGTGCGAATCTCGGTCTCTCAGCTGAGCATGGTTATTTCACTAG ATGGAACAGTGATTCACCATGGGAGACGACTGTACTACCCACGGATTTGGGCTGGAAGAAGATCGCTGAACCAGTGATGAGCCACTACACAGAAGCGACTGATGGATCATTCATAGAGGAGAAAGAGAGTGCAATGGTGTGGCACCACCAAGAAGCTGACCCTTCATTCGGTTCTTGGCAAGCTAAGGAGCTTCTTGATCATCTAGAGAGCGTTCTCACCAACGAGCCTGTTGTTGTCAAGAGAGGCCAGCACATCGTAGAAGTTAAACCTCAG GGAGTAAGCAAAGGAAAGGTGGTGGAGCATTTGATAGCGACGATGAGGAACAGCAAAGGGAAGCGACCGGACTTTCTGCTGTGCATTGGCGATGACAGGTCGGATGAAGACATGTTTGACAGCATAGTGAAGCACCAAGACGTGTCCCCAATCGCATTTGCAGAGGTGTTTGCGTGCACGGTGGGTCAGAAACCGAGCAAGGCCAAGTACTATCTGGATGATACACCAATGGTTATCAATATGCTTGAATGGTTGGCCTCAGCTTCGGATAAGTCAAAGGATGGTGAGCAACAGAGCAAGTTCACTTTTCAGCAGGGGCATTGTCGAAACGAGATCATAGATCTTTGA